A single window of Nicotiana sylvestris chromosome 5, ASM39365v2, whole genome shotgun sequence DNA harbors:
- the LOC104241592 gene encoding SKP1-like protein 6, whose product MVKDDCASNTIPLPNVSSKTMTKVIEYWKKHLELEETDELKTFDKNFLKVHLSELCDLIIAANYLDDKELLDALLIEPEEICQAYNIKYVKKRSNE is encoded by the coding sequence ATGGTGAAAGACGATTGTGCTTCTAACACCATTCCTCTGCCTAATGTCAGTAGCAAAACAATGACTAAAGTGATTGAATACTGGAAGAAACACTTGGAATTGGAGGAGACCGACGAGTTGAAGACTTTTGACAAGAATTTCTTGAAGGTACATCTATCAGAGTTGTGTGATCTTATCATAGCTGCTAATTATCTTGATGATAAGGAGTTGTTGGATGCGTTGTTGATAGAACCAGAAGAAATATGTCAAGCATACAATATCAAATATGTCAAGAAGAGGAGCAATGAATGA